From one Electrophorus electricus isolate fEleEle1 chromosome 20, fEleEle1.pri, whole genome shotgun sequence genomic stretch:
- the inka1a gene encoding PAK4-inhibitor inka1, which produces MLGLQDSGCHLGEQVRSMMRSLQDLKHLRRTCVAAPPSGPPAARPRACKLLIAQRERRGARLRVSDASEASSSDSACCLMGPLEDEEGSASSSPSSERSLELDSDYSEGSWLDEGVVLRRSRNVRVSSVACLRTNQISAPACPRPRPKSTSDACLERWTAFEAPGEAEGWTAALLTRGRNRQPLVLGDNSFADLVQNWMDLPDYPSDSTVPKPTSGRRLAKDLLVSMKRRLVGISRGTGAWKKTSDPAQSNRVTMQPKRLSCPVDVPRKVPFFHKSHLGLHEIDTNFYRFTALMKTGNRQPILCNDIIGYI; this is translated from the exons atg CTGGGCCTGCAGGACTCAGGCTGCCACCTGGGCGAGCAGGTGCGCTCCATGATGCGTTCTCTCCAGGACCTGAAGCATCTGCGTCGGACATGCGTAGCAGCGCCTCCTTCTGGCCCACCCGCTGCCCGGCCACGCGCCTGCAAGCTGCTGATTGCCCAGCGTGAGCGGCGGGGGGCGAGGCTCAGGGTCAGCGACGCCAGCGAGGCCAGCAGCTCCGACTCGGCGTGCTGCCTCATGGGCCCcctggaggatgaggagggaagTGCATCCAGCTCCCCCAGCAGCGAGCGGAGCCTGGAACTCGACTCGGACTACTCGGAGGGCTCGTGGCTGGACGAGGGCGTCGTGCTGCGCCGCTCCAGGAACGTGCGAGTCTCATCGGTGGCGTGCCTGCGCACGAACCAGATATCGGCCCCCGCCTGCCCCCGCCCGCGGCCCAAGTCCACATCGGATGCCTGCCTGGAGCGGTGGACGGCGTTTGAGGCACCGGGCGAGGCAGAGGGCTGGACGGCGGCTCTGCTCACCCGGGGACGCAACCGCCAGCCGCTCGTGCTGGGCGACAACAGCTTTGCCGACCTCGTACAGAACTGGATGGACCTGCCAGACTACCCATCCGATTCTACAGTGCCTAAGCCCACTTCAGGCCGGCGCCTGGCCAAAGACTTGCTAGTGAGCATGAAACGGCGCCTGGTTGGTATCTCTCGCGGGACGGGTGCATGGAAAAAGACGTCGGACCCAGCTCAGAGCAACAGGGTCACCATGCAGCCCAAACGACTCTCGTGCCCTGTGGACGTTCCCCGGAAGGTGCCGTTTTTCCATAAGTCTCACCTGGGCCTCCATGAAATTGACACAAATTTTTATCGCTTCACAGCACTCATGAAGACGGGCAACCGGCAGCCAATCCTCTGTAATGACATCATCGGGTACATATGA